One Luteitalea sp. DNA segment encodes these proteins:
- a CDS encoding CoA transferase, protein MRTTSPQPPPPAPNQGAEPASPARPHPLEGLRILELGQLIAGPFATMLLAWFGADVIKVEPPAGGDPLRTWRQMHHGTSLWWYIMGRNKRSVTADLRTADARDLVRRLVVHCDVVLENFKPGRLEAWGLGYEELRRINPKVIMVRLSGWGQTGPYANKPGYASVAEGIGGLRYVNGHPDRPPARANLSLGDTIGGLHAALGILAAVYNRDVGGSGRGQVVDVALFEAIFNMMESTLPEYTKYGAVRERQGSTVSGIVPTNTYPCKDGTYLIIGGNGDSIFKRLMRVAGRPDMADDPRFARNDGRVQHQQEIDAAIAAWASQCSFDEALAALEAAQVPAGPIYSIADQVKDPHFAARGLIEEVSLPDGDRVTLPRLAPVFSETPGGTRWPGPPLGAHNEEVYGELLGLSRETLDDLKARGVI, encoded by the coding sequence ATGCGCACGACGAGCCCCCAACCACCACCCCCAGCACCCAACCAGGGGGCCGAGCCCGCATCACCGGCCCGCCCGCACCCGCTCGAGGGGCTCCGGATCCTCGAGTTGGGGCAGCTCATCGCCGGGCCGTTTGCGACGATGCTCCTCGCCTGGTTCGGCGCCGATGTCATCAAAGTCGAGCCGCCAGCCGGGGGGGACCCGTTGCGAACCTGGCGCCAGATGCACCATGGCACCTCGTTGTGGTGGTACATCATGGGCCGGAACAAGCGCTCGGTCACGGCGGATCTGCGCACGGCCGACGCGCGGGACCTCGTGCGGCGACTCGTTGTTCACTGCGATGTCGTCCTCGAGAACTTCAAGCCAGGCCGGCTGGAGGCGTGGGGGCTCGGCTACGAGGAGCTTCGGCGAATCAACCCGAAGGTGATCATGGTGCGACTTTCAGGCTGGGGGCAGACCGGCCCGTACGCCAACAAACCGGGCTACGCATCTGTGGCCGAGGGCATTGGCGGCCTCCGGTACGTCAATGGCCACCCTGACCGGCCCCCAGCGCGGGCGAATCTGAGCCTCGGGGACACGATAGGCGGCTTGCATGCGGCGTTGGGCATCTTGGCTGCCGTCTACAATCGCGACGTGGGCGGCTCCGGGCGCGGGCAGGTGGTCGACGTTGCGCTCTTCGAAGCGATCTTCAACATGATGGAATCGACACTGCCGGAGTACACGAAGTACGGGGCGGTGCGCGAGCGACAAGGCTCGACGGTCAGTGGGATCGTGCCCACCAACACGTATCCTTGCAAGGACGGCACGTACCTCATCATCGGCGGGAACGGCGACAGTATCTTCAAGCGATTGATGCGTGTCGCGGGACGGCCCGACATGGCGGACGACCCTCGTTTCGCGCGCAACGACGGGCGCGTGCAGCATCAACAGGAGATCGACGCCGCCATTGCGGCCTGGGCGTCGCAGTGCAGCTTCGACGAGGCGCTCGCAGCGCTGGAGGCGGCGCAGGTGCCGGCAGGGCCGATCTACTCGATCGCTGATCAAGTGAAGGATCCGCACTTCGCGGCGCGTGGCCTCATCGAGGAGGTCAGCCTGCCGGACGGCGATAGGGTGACGCTGCCCCGACTCGCTCCCGTCTTCTCCGAAACCCCGGGTGGCACGCGGTGGCCCGGCCCGCCACTTGGCGCTCACAACGAAGAGGTCTACGGGGAGCTGCTCGGCCTATCACGTGAAACGCTGGACGACCTGAAGGCGCGAGGCGTGATCTAG
- a CDS encoding amidohydrolase family protein, with protein sequence MMPIGAVVEMSATFQDLGRAPRLWREFIITYQDRVLIGSDGNPTRQPDEFWIPHWRYLETYDEYFYHPAQIRTPGGSPGHGRWNVSGIGLPDEVLRKVYYENALRHLPSLRTSIEKQLAQRRASARAVARR encoded by the coding sequence ATGATGCCGATCGGTGCCGTCGTCGAGATGTCCGCGACCTTCCAGGACCTCGGTCGTGCGCCCCGCCTGTGGCGTGAGTTCATCATCACGTACCAAGACCGCGTTCTGATCGGCTCTGACGGCAATCCCACTCGCCAGCCGGACGAGTTCTGGATCCCGCACTGGAGATATCTGGAGACATACGACGAGTACTTTTACCACCCGGCACAGATTCGCACACCCGGGGGCTCGCCGGGGCACGGCCGCTGGAACGTCTCGGGTATCGGGCTTCCGGACGAGGTGCTACGCAAGGTGTACTACGAGAACGCGCTCCGGCATCTGCCGTCCCTGCGAACGTCCATAGAGAAGCAGCTCGCCCAACGTCGGGCTTCCGCGAGAGCAGTCGCTCGTCGGTAA
- a CDS encoding glucosamine-6-phosphate deaminase, translating to MRIEVFDNGSVLGQAAAAVAADIIAGAVAARGDARIVAATGRSQLAFLEAITARSDLPWSRVAMFHLDEYIGLPMTHPASFGKYLLERLIRPTGIETYHLLDGMGDPARVCEEAGGAIAAAPIDVAFVGIGENGHLAFNDPPADFHTEQPYLIVDLDEACRRQQIGEGWFPALDEVPRRAISMSIQQILKARRIVCIVSDQRKAAAVKACLGDGISPMAPASILRTHAGTTLFADRASTSLLDPAVIARGEL from the coding sequence ATGCGGATCGAAGTCTTCGACAATGGCTCGGTGCTTGGGCAGGCCGCCGCGGCAGTTGCCGCCGACATTATCGCCGGCGCGGTCGCTGCCCGCGGTGACGCTCGCATTGTGGCGGCGACCGGCAGGTCGCAGCTCGCGTTCCTCGAGGCGATCACGGCGAGGTCCGATCTGCCGTGGTCACGCGTCGCGATGTTCCACCTGGACGAGTACATTGGCCTTCCGATGACGCACCCAGCCAGCTTTGGAAAGTATCTGTTGGAGCGCTTGATTCGCCCCACTGGAATCGAGACGTATCATCTCCTCGACGGCATGGGTGATCCCGCACGGGTTTGCGAAGAGGCGGGTGGGGCGATAGCCGCGGCACCCATTGACGTGGCGTTCGTTGGTATCGGTGAGAATGGCCATCTCGCCTTCAACGACCCGCCCGCCGACTTCCACACCGAGCAGCCGTACTTGATCGTCGACCTCGACGAGGCATGCCGGCGGCAGCAGATTGGGGAAGGATGGTTCCCGGCGCTGGACGAGGTCCCGCGGCGTGCGATCTCGATGTCGATTCAGCAGATTCTCAAAGCGCGCCGCATCGTCTGTATCGTGTCCGATCAGCGTAAGGCGGCGGCCGTCAAGGCGTGCCTTGGCGACGGCATCAGCCCGATGGCGCCCGCGTCCATCTTGCGCACGCATGCCGGCACGACGCTGTTCGCCGATCGCGCCTCCACGTCGTTGCTCGACCCCGCCGTGATCGCCCGCGGCGAGCTGTGA
- a CDS encoding acetylgalactosaminidase, whose amino-acid sequence MNNRRDFLALFGLAGAGVVGMRQPANIERRQPAQRQTFNMHGYAAPKLETVRLGLIGIGSRGSGTARRMAGIEGVEIKALCDLFPDRVSAAIESIREFAQHSPESYSGGEDEWKRVCDRNDIDLIYIATPWRLHPIIAAYAMEREKHVYTELPVANTIEECWQVVETSERMRRHCFMGCGSCHDGMSAIVLSMVRDGFFGEIVHGEGNYVHDRVSDTEARWLRDKADHGAFGFRSWRLDENAKRNGTLYPQHGLGPVAQMMDLNYGDQMNYMVSISSDDFTLGDKMKELAVADDFYKPYIGRTFRGNMNITVIRTHNGRTIMLQHDTSSPRPGSRFQLISGDKAIYHADPPRIATSDQGWIPKEEFDALIQKYIPELVKRFDEKAKQAKSISKGRSYEVVTASDWRLIDCLRNGLPLEVDVYDAALWSAIIPLSEWSVAHEGTSVKVPDFTAGAWKTNKRSMDISLQHGGTTALT is encoded by the coding sequence ATGAACAACCGCAGAGACTTCTTAGCGCTTTTCGGCCTCGCGGGTGCCGGCGTGGTAGGTATGCGGCAGCCTGCAAATATTGAACGGCGCCAGCCTGCGCAACGTCAGACCTTCAATATGCACGGATACGCTGCGCCGAAACTGGAGACGGTCCGGCTCGGCCTCATTGGCATCGGCAGCCGCGGGTCCGGCACCGCGCGGCGGATGGCCGGCATTGAAGGCGTAGAGATCAAGGCGTTGTGCGACCTGTTCCCCGATAGGGTGAGCGCAGCGATCGAATCGATTCGCGAGTTTGCTCAGCACAGCCCAGAGTCGTACTCCGGTGGCGAAGACGAGTGGAAGCGGGTGTGTGACCGCAACGACATCGACCTGATCTACATCGCGACCCCCTGGCGCCTGCATCCTATCATCGCCGCATACGCGATGGAGCGTGAAAAGCATGTCTATACGGAGCTGCCTGTGGCAAACACGATCGAGGAATGCTGGCAGGTGGTGGAGACATCCGAGCGCATGCGTCGACATTGCTTCATGGGGTGCGGCTCCTGTCATGACGGTATGTCGGCCATCGTCTTGAGCATGGTCAGAGATGGGTTCTTCGGCGAGATTGTTCATGGTGAAGGCAACTATGTGCATGACCGTGTCTCCGATACGGAGGCGCGATGGCTGAGAGACAAGGCAGACCATGGGGCGTTTGGGTTCCGCTCGTGGCGCTTGGACGAGAATGCCAAGAGGAACGGAACGCTGTATCCGCAACACGGCTTGGGGCCGGTGGCGCAGATGATGGATCTGAACTATGGGGACCAGATGAATTACATGGTCTCGATCTCCAGTGACGACTTCACACTGGGAGACAAGATGAAGGAGCTCGCGGTCGCGGACGACTTCTACAAGCCATACATCGGCCGAACATTTCGTGGGAACATGAATATTACGGTCATCCGTACTCACAACGGCCGGACGATCATGCTCCAACACGACACCAGCTCGCCACGCCCCGGATCGCGATTCCAACTGATAAGCGGCGACAAGGCCATTTATCACGCGGACCCTCCCAGAATTGCCACGAGTGACCAGGGCTGGATCCCGAAGGAGGAGTTCGACGCGCTGATCCAGAAGTACATACCCGAGCTCGTCAAGAGGTTCGATGAAAAAGCCAAACAGGCGAAATCGATCAGCAAAGGACGGTCATATGAGGTCGTGACCGCCAGCGATTGGCGCCTGATCGACTGTCTCCGTAACGGCCTTCCGCTGGAAGTGGACGTCTATGATGCGGCGCTGTGGAGCGCGATCATCCCATTGAGCGAGTGGTCCGTAGCCCACGAAGGCACCTCCGTGAAAGTGCCTGATTTTACGGCCGGTGCATGGAAGACCAACAAGCGGTCAATGGATATCTCGCTTCAGCATGGGGGAACCACGGCGTTGACCTAA
- a CDS encoding amidohydrolase family protein yields MRDNRRSFLKRGGVAGITVAGVTILPACRSESGETSTPDERWQTDPKWQEVKYGAWRGPGVPIGAGPMDGVLLKDYAPRSSVVTDETFVPKASYPVVDVHVHHYPARAQGKSAEVTLAEWVKTQDEVGIQTSVVLTGATGSDFDRLLKMYLEPYPDRFQLYCGLEVTDIGKPDYPDRVVVELERCYRNGARGVGEITDKGYGLTRDSDLPPGERLHHDDPRLGGVWNMCAELNLPVNIHIADHLSAWEPPDVFQERTPVFQQFNQAGEDALSYEGLLAILPRLLEKHPKTTFIACHLANQGNDLARLGRLLHQYPNLNLDISARDYEIGRTPRAAATFLTKYADRVLFGTDMGMEKTMYQSWWRLLETADEYMVGRVWWPYYGLELSGTVLESLYVRNAKRILNWENV; encoded by the coding sequence ATGCGCGACAATCGAAGGAGCTTCCTGAAACGTGGCGGGGTGGCTGGCATAACTGTGGCGGGTGTCACGATTCTGCCGGCGTGCCGTTCAGAATCCGGTGAGACGAGCACGCCCGACGAGCGGTGGCAGACCGATCCCAAGTGGCAGGAAGTGAAGTACGGCGCCTGGCGTGGTCCCGGAGTCCCCATCGGCGCCGGTCCCATGGACGGCGTGTTGCTCAAAGACTACGCTCCCAGATCCTCCGTGGTAACCGACGAGACGTTCGTCCCCAAGGCCAGCTATCCCGTCGTCGACGTTCATGTGCACCACTATCCGGCGCGCGCACAAGGCAAGAGCGCGGAGGTGACGCTGGCCGAGTGGGTCAAGACGCAAGACGAGGTCGGCATTCAGACATCAGTGGTCCTGACGGGAGCAACCGGTTCCGACTTCGACCGGTTACTAAAGATGTATCTGGAGCCATATCCCGATCGATTTCAACTGTACTGCGGTCTGGAGGTCACTGATATCGGCAAGCCGGACTACCCGGACCGGGTTGTCGTGGAGCTCGAGCGCTGTTACAGGAACGGCGCTCGCGGCGTGGGAGAAATCACCGACAAGGGCTATGGTCTGACGAGAGATTCAGACTTGCCCCCTGGTGAGAGGCTCCACCACGATGACCCACGCTTGGGTGGTGTCTGGAACATGTGTGCGGAGCTGAATCTGCCCGTGAACATTCACATTGCCGACCACCTGTCCGCGTGGGAGCCTCCGGATGTCTTTCAGGAGCGCACGCCGGTCTTCCAGCAATTCAATCAGGCTGGTGAAGACGCGCTCTCCTATGAAGGGTTGCTGGCCATCCTGCCTCGTCTGCTCGAGAAGCATCCGAAGACGACGTTTATTGCCTGCCACTTGGCCAATCAGGGCAACGACCTCGCCCGGCTGGGGAGGCTCCTCCACCAGTATCCCAACCTCAACCTGGATATCTCCGCGCGAGACTACGAAATCGGGCGGACGCCGCGTGCCGCGGCGACCTTCCTCACGAAGTACGCCGACCGAGTGCTGTTTGGCACCGACATGGGCATGGAGAAGACCATGTATCAGAGCTGGTGGCGCTTGTTGGAGACCGCCGACGAATACATGGTCGGTCGGGTGTGGTGGCCGTACTACGGCCTCGAGCTATCCGGCACAGTATTGGAGTCGCTGTACGTGCGCAATGCCAAGAGGATTTTGAATTGGGAGAACGTCTAA
- a CDS encoding LacI family DNA-binding transcriptional regulator, which translates to MRKKPTLRDVARLAGVSPSSVSRVANGSAYVGPTVQSRVRSAASQLGIDLTKAMKSRIIVFLLGNRDVLHRFQARILAGAEEYCTSHGWELLFLSFHYPSTTAVGELSLPQVLNRRDTVRGVILGGTNPASLLLALHERKVPFSVLGNNVLGEWQPEQHDVVFSDDVLGAYEMTSYLISRGHVHIWYVGDVRFPWFARCFQGYQRAMAEAKLQARCSQIRSDRQELGYLAVKSLIASGEPVTAIFAGSDQVAHGVYRALRDFHLRVPDNISVAGFNDTEGAILHPTLSSVREFPEELGRHLAEFVTTRIVNPDLDPRQLCMPTELVIRESIRPSEALTSTNARADEDARPAVETQRRLG; encoded by the coding sequence ATGCGCAAGAAACCGACGCTTCGTGATGTGGCACGGCTGGCCGGCGTGAGCCCCTCGTCGGTCTCCCGTGTTGCGAACGGCAGTGCGTACGTCGGCCCGACGGTCCAGTCGCGCGTGCGGAGCGCCGCGAGCCAGCTTGGCATCGATCTGACGAAGGCGATGAAGAGTCGCATCATCGTCTTCTTGTTGGGAAACCGCGATGTGCTCCATAGATTCCAGGCGCGGATCCTCGCTGGCGCCGAGGAGTATTGCACGAGCCATGGCTGGGAGCTGTTGTTTCTCTCTTTTCATTACCCTTCGACCACGGCGGTTGGGGAGCTCAGCCTACCGCAGGTTCTGAACAGGAGAGATACGGTTCGAGGCGTCATCTTGGGGGGAACCAATCCGGCGAGCCTCTTGCTTGCTCTACATGAACGCAAGGTTCCCTTCTCGGTTCTGGGAAACAACGTGCTCGGGGAATGGCAGCCTGAGCAGCATGATGTGGTCTTCTCGGATGATGTCCTCGGGGCGTACGAGATGACGTCGTACCTCATCTCACGGGGACACGTGCACATTTGGTATGTGGGCGATGTGCGATTTCCCTGGTTTGCCCGCTGCTTTCAAGGCTATCAGCGCGCGATGGCGGAGGCCAAGCTACAGGCGCGTTGCAGTCAAATCCGCTCGGATCGGCAAGAGCTCGGCTATCTTGCCGTGAAGTCGTTGATCGCATCCGGCGAGCCGGTCACCGCCATATTCGCGGGCAGCGATCAGGTGGCGCACGGTGTCTACCGGGCTCTTCGTGATTTCCATCTGCGAGTGCCCGACAACATCAGCGTGGCCGGATTCAACGATACCGAGGGCGCGATTCTGCATCCCACCCTGAGTAGCGTGCGTGAGTTCCCCGAAGAGTTGGGCAGACATTTGGCCGAGTTCGTGACCACCAGGATCGTCAACCCCGATCTGGATCCCCGACAGCTCTGCATGCCGACCGAGTTAGTCATACGCGAGTCGATCCGACCATCCGAGGCTTTGACGAGCACGAATGCTCGTGCTGATGAGGACGCCCGGCCGGCCGTTGAAACGCAGCGGCGGCTCGGTTGA